In Elaeis guineensis isolate ETL-2024a chromosome 1, EG11, whole genome shotgun sequence, a genomic segment contains:
- the LOC105036827 gene encoding LOW QUALITY PROTEIN: FT-interacting protein 3 (The sequence of the model RefSeq protein was modified relative to this genomic sequence to represent the inferred CDS: inserted 1 base in 1 codon) gives MKVAVEVVDAADLMPKDGQGSANPFVEVEFDGQRHRTQTKVKDLSPSWNEKFLFNVSDPSDLPNKTINVSVYHDSRSPSDGSGRHGHNRQFLGRVRISGASVALAPADAPVQRFPLEKRGLFSHIRGDIGLRVYLXPDSSNPFPAPAPAPAGVPPSSIPIPNPAVDGERAAHNHKEKKKQPAAEDPRMFYSVGAGGGLGFEFSQMKQAMGGGSGEKPAAPVGGGVVVDQRQARAEPAVMQVRAVPGAGPMPARPGAPEFGLVETYPPLAGRLGYRGRDKISSTYDLVEPMHFLYVNVVKARDLPTMDLTGSLDPYVEVKLGNYKGTTKYLEKNENPVWRQVFAFSKDRLQANVLEVTVKDHDIVKDDFVGRIQLDLTDVPLRVPPDSPLAPQWYRLEDKKGDKLNKGEIMLAVWEGTQADEAFPDAWHSDAHNIGVEGLHHTRCKVYFSPKLVYLRVLAVEAQDLVLLDKSRQPSVSLRLQLGGQSRRTNPVASRNPVWNQEFMFVASEPLDEPLVVTVEDKEPLGRLVLPLSNAVQRIDHRKPPVEPRWFSLFKPTSTVDEAANGEKKKEPKFTSKVCLWLCLELGYHVLDESTHYSSDLQPASKKLRKSSIGLLELGILNAQNLMPMKAKDGKLTDAYCVAKYGPKWVRTRTILNSLAPRWHEQYTWEVFDPCTVITIAVFDNCHISGNKDDAKDQRIGKVRIRLSTLQIDRVYTHLYPLLVLQTSGLKKTGELHLAVRFTCTAWVNMVALYGKPLLPKMHYVKPIPVVQLDILRHQAMQIVAIRLARAEPPLRREVVEYMLDVDSHMWSLRRSKANFFRISALLSGLGAIGRWFDGIRNWKNPITTILVHVLFLILVCYPELILPTIFLYLFMIGIWNYRFRPRQPPHMDVKLSYAEFTHPDELDEEFDTFPTSKPTDIVRMRYDRLRSVAGRVQTVVGDLATQGERAQAILSWRDPRATAIFIMLSLIVAVILYVTPIQVVVVILGLYLLRHPKFRSKVPSVPFNFYRRLPAQSDKLL, from the exons atgaAGGTGGCGGTGGAGGTGGTGGACGCCGCCGACTTGATGCCCAAAGACGGGCAGGGCTCGGCGAACCCCTTTGTGGAGGTGGAGTTTGACGGCCAGCGCCACCGCACCCAGACCAAGGTCAAAGATCTCAGCCCTTCCTGGAACGAGAAGTTTTTGTTCAACGTCTCTGATCCCTCCGATCTTCCCAACAAGACCATCAACGTCTCCGTCTACCACGACAGCCGCTCCCCTTCCGATGGCAGCGGAAGACACGGCCACAACCGCCAGTTCCTCGGCCGCGTCCGCATCTCCGGCGCCTCCGTCGCCCTCGCCCCTGCCGATGCCCCCGTCCAGCGCTTCCCCCTCGAGAAGCGCGGCCTCTTCTCCCACATCCGCGGCGACATCGGTCTCCGCGTCTACC CTCCCGACTCCTCCAACCCCTTCCCCGCCCCCGCTCCAGCCCCCGCTGGTGTCCCCCCTTCCTCTATTCCGATACCTAATCCGGCCGTCGACGGCGAGAGGGCCGCCCACAAccacaaggagaagaagaagcagCCGGCGGCGGAGGATCCGAGGATGTTCTACTCCGTCGGCGCCGGAGGGGGACTGGGGTTCGAGTTCTCCCAGATGAAGCAGGCAATGGGAGGCGGCTCGGGAGAGAAGCCGGCGGCGCCGGTGGGTGGCGGCGTCGTGGTAGACCAGCGGCAGGCTCGGGCGGAGCCGGCGGTGATGCAGGTCCGGGCGGTCCCCGGCGCCGGACCGATGCCGGCGCGCCCCGGCGCGCCGGAGTTCGGCCTGGTGGAGACCTACCCGCCCCTCGCCGGCCGCCTCGGATACCGCGGCCGCGACAAGATCTCCTCCACCTACGACCTCGTCGAGCCGATGCACTTCCTCTACGTGAACGTCGTCAAGGCCCGGGACCTCCCCACCATGGACTTGACCGGCTCCCTCGACCCCTACGTCGAGGTCAAGCTCGGCAACTACAAAGGCACCACCAAATACCTGGAGAAGAACGAGAACCCCGTCTGGCGCCAGGTGTTCGCCTTTTCGAAAGATCGCCTCCAGGCCAATGTGTTAGAAGTCACCGTCAAAGACCACGATATCGTGAAGGACGACTTCGTCGGAAGGATCCAGCTGGACCTCACCGACGTCCCTCTCCGGGTGCCGCCGGACAGTCCTCTCGCTCCGCAATGGTACAGGCTGGAGGACAAGAAGGGTGACAAGTTGAATAAGGGAGAGATCATGCTTGCTGTTTGGGAGGGGACGCAGGCCGACGAGGCCTTCCCGGACGCGTGGCACTCCGACGCCCACAACATCGGCGTCGAGGGCCTGCACCACACTCGCTGCAAGGTCTACTTCTCGCCGAAGCTCGTCTACCTCCGCGTGCTTGCAGTCGAGGCTCAGGACCTTGTTCTGCTCGACAAGTCCCGGCAGCCGAGCGTGTCGCTCAGGCTTCAGCTCGGCGGGCAATCCCGCCGCACCAACCCGGTCGCCTCGCGGAACCCGGTGTGGAACCAGGAGTTCATGTTCGTGGCGTCGGAGCCGTTGGACGAGCCGCTGGTGGTCACCGTCGAGGACAAGGAGCCCCTCGGCCGGCTGGTGCTGCCGCTGTCGAACGCCGTCCAGCGCATCGACCACCGCAAGCCGCCCGTGGAGCCCCGGTGGTTCAGTCTATTCAAGCCGACCTCCACGGTGGACGAGGCCGCCAATGGTGAGAAGAAGAAAGAGCCCAAATTCACCAGCAAGGTCTGCCTCTGGCTCTGCCTGGAATTGGGTTACCATGTGCTCGATGAATCCACTCATTACAGCAGCGACCTCCAGCCGGCGTCGAAGAAGCTCCGCAAGTCGAGCATTGGGTTACTGGAGCTGGGAATTCTCAACGCCCAGAATCTAATGCCGATGAAGGCCAAGGATGGCAAGCTCACTGATGCCTACTGCGTCGCCAAGTATGGCCCCAAATGGGTTAGAACTCGGACAATTCTCAACAGCCTCGCCCCTCGATGGCACGAGCAGTACACTTGGGAGGTCTTCGACCCCTGCACCGTCATCACCATCGCCGTCTTCGACAATTGCCACATTTCCGGCAACAAGGACGATGCCAAAGACCAGAGGATCGGCAAGGTCCGAATCCGGCTATCGACATTGCAGATCGATCGAGTTTATACCCATTTATATCCTCTGCTAGTCCTCCAGACATCCGGCCTCAAGAAGACCGGGGAGCTCCATTTAGCGGTGAGGTTCACCTGCACGGCGTGGGTCAACATGGTGGCCCTCTACGGGAAGCCGCTGCTCCCGAAGATGCACTACGTTAAGCCCATCCCAGTTGTTCAACTGGACATCCTCCGGCACCAGGCAATGCAGATTGTTGCCATCCGTCTCGCCCGTGCCGAGCCGCCACTCCGACGAGAGGTGGTGGAGTACATGCTTGACGTGGACTCGCACATGTGGAGCCTACGGCGGAGCAAGGCCAATTTCTTCCGCATCAGTGCTCTCCTCTCCGGCCTCGGCGCCATCGGCCGATGGTTTGATGGAATTCGGAATTGGAAGAACCCCATCACCACAATACTCGTCCATGTCCTGTTTTTGATACTGGTCTGCTACCCAGAGTTGATCCTGCCAACAATTTTCCTCTACCTGTTCATGATCGGCATATGGAACTACAGGTTCAGGCCACGGCAACCGCCGCACATGGACGTAAAGCTGTCCTATGCTGAATTCACACACCCAGACGAGCTCGACGAAGAGTTCGATACATTTCCAACGTCGAAGCCCACCGACATTGTGAGGATGAGGTATGACCGGCTGAGGAGCGTGGCAGGGCGGGTGCAGACGGTGGTGGGGGACCTGGCGACGCAGGGGGAGCGGGCGCAGGCCATACTCAGCTGGAGGGACCCAAGGGCGACCGCCATCTTCATCATGCTGTCGCTGATCGTGGCCGTAATCCTCTACGTGACGCCAATTCAGGTGGTGGTGGTGATCCTCGGGCTCTACCTGCTTCGCCACCCCAAGTTCAGGAGCAAGGTGCCGTCGGTGCCCTTCAATTTCTACAGGAGGTTGCCTGCCCAGTCTGATAAGCTACTCTGA